The genomic window CGTTCGGGGATCGGCAGATCTGGCGCGTCAGGTCGCGGCGCTGCAGGAACAATTCGGCGCGCAATTCGTCATCGCGAACAAATACGCCTACGCCAGTTTGCTTGCGTTTTACCTCCCACGGCCAACCGAGACATTCCTCCCGCACTCGGTTCGGATCGAAAATCAATTCTCGTTTTGGCCCGGCTACCGCAAGCAGTTCGCGGCGGCGTCCGCGATTTTTGTCTCGGATTCCGAGGAAATCCCCGCTCAACTGCGAGCCGATTTCGCCATCGTGGAACGGATCCAAACAACCGAATCCATGCACCGCGGCCGCCCGATCAAGAAGTTTTATCTGAGCCTTTGCCGGGAACTGAAGGCGAAACCCAACGAATGAAGATCAGTATCGTCATTCCCTTTTACAACGAGGAAGAAAATGTTCAGGCCGTGTTGCGGGAAGTGCAGCAGACCCTGCCCGAGGCCGAAATCATCGCGGTCAACGACGGCAGCCGCGATCGCACCGCCGAAATGATCCGAAGCTGCGCGGGCGTGCGCTTGATTTCGTTTCCGCGCAATCTCGGCCAAAGCGCCGCGCTTTACGCCGGGCTGATTCGCGCCCGGAACGAGATTTGTGTAATGATGGATGGCGACGGCCAGAACGATCCCGCGGACATCCCGCGGCTTGTGGCCGGCCTCGACCAGGCCGATCTCGTTTGCGGGTATCGCGACCAGCGGCAGGATTCCTGGCTCCGGCGCGCGGCGTCGCGGATCGCCAATACCATCCGGCAGGCGGCGCTGCGCGACGGCATCCGCGACACCGGTTGCACGCTCAAGGCTATGCGCACCGCTGACGTGCGGCATCTGGTTCCTTTTAACGGGCTGCACCGGTTCATCCCGGCGCTGCTTCGAGGGGCCGGCTTGCGAGTGTGGGAAATTCCCGTGAACCACCGGCCGCGAAAGTTCGGCGCGTCCAAA from Verrucomicrobiota bacterium includes these protein-coding regions:
- a CDS encoding glycosyltransferase family 2 protein, encoding MKISIVIPFYNEEENVQAVLREVQQTLPEAEIIAVNDGSRDRTAEMIRSCAGVRLISFPRNLGQSAALYAGLIRARNEICVMMDGDGQNDPADIPRLVAGLDQADLVCGYRDQRQDSWLRRAASRIANTIRQAALRDGIRDTGCTLKAMRTADVRHLVPFNGLHRFIPALLRGAGLRVWEIPVNHRPRKFGASKYTLARRAWRGLRDLIGVRWLLARQIAWPRKEEIEHE